From a region of the Zonotrichia albicollis isolate bZonAlb1 chromosome 5, bZonAlb1.hap1, whole genome shotgun sequence genome:
- the ZNF330 gene encoding zinc finger protein 330, giving the protein MNVICVVLERGEGQAAAQNVPAGRRGPGGQRTVAHRRFRLPRGRRARVNMPKKKTGARKKAENRREREKQIRASRANIDLAKHPCNASMECDKCQRRQKNRAFCYFCNSVQKLPICAQCGKTKCMMKSSDCVIKHAGVYSTGLAMVGAICDFCEAWVCHGRKCLSTHACMCPLADAECVECERSVWDHGGRIFACSFCHDFLCEDDQFEHQASCQVLEAETFKCVSCNRLGQHSCLRCKACFCDDHVRSKVFKQEKGKKPPCPKCGHETQQTKDLSMSTRSLKFGRQTGGEDADGASGYDAYWKNLSSSKAGEAGDREDEYDEYEAEDDDEDDNDERGKDSDSEATDVFSNLNLGRTYASGYAHYEESED; this is encoded by the exons atgaacgttatatgtgttgtgttagaaagaggagaggggcaggccGCTGCTCAGAACGTTCCCGCCGGGCGGCGCGGGCCGGGCGGGCAGCGCACCGTGGCGCACCGCCGCTTCCGGCTTCCGCGCGGCCGCCGAGCCAG AGTAAACATGCCTAAAAAGAAGACGGGTGCTCGTAAGAAAGCCGAGAACCGTCGGGAGCGTGAGAAGCAGATCAGAGCTTCACGAGCCAACATAGACCTGGCCAAACACCCTTGCAATGCTTCAATG gaatGTGATAAGTGCCAAAG ACGACAGAAGAATAGAGCTTTTTGTTACTTCTGTAATTCTGTTCAGAAATTGCCCATTTGTGCACAATGTG gaAAAACCAAATGCATGATGAAGTCTTCTGACTGTGTTATAAAACATGCTGGTGTGTACAGTACTGGACTAGCTATGGTG GGTGCAATCTGTGATTTCTGTGAAGCCTGGGTGTGTCACGGGAGGAAGTGTCTCAGCACCCACGCGTGCATGTGCCCTCTGGCAGATGCAGAATGCGTTGAGTGTGAAAGAAGCGTCTGGGACCATG GAGGCAGAATATTCGCCTGCTCTTTTTGCCATGATTTCCTCTGTGAAGATGATCAGTTTGAGCATCAAGCCAGCTGCCAAGTTCTGGAAGCAGAGACATTTAAAT GTGTCTCCTGTAACAGGCTGGGGCAGCATTCCTGCCTGCGTTGCAAG GCTTGTTTTTGTGACGATCACGTGCGAAGTAAGGTTTTCaagcaggaaaaggggaaaaagcctCCCTGCCCTAAGTGTGGCCATGAAACTCAGCAGACAAAGGATCTGAGCATGTCAA CACGTTCATTGAAATTTGGCCGACAGACTGGAGGAGAAGATGCAGATGGAGCTTCTGGTTATGATGCCTACTGGAAAAACCTTTCCTccagcaaggctggggaggCAGGTGACCGTGAGGATGAATACGATGAGTATGAAGCAgaggatgatgatgaagatgacAATGATGAGCGAGGGAAGGATTCAGATTCTGAGGCCACGGATGTGTTCAGCAATTTGAATTTAGGAAGGACCTATGCTAGTGGCTATGCACATTATGAGGAATCAGAAGATTAA